Proteins encoded by one window of Cloeon dipterum chromosome 2, ieCloDipt1.1, whole genome shotgun sequence:
- the LOC135937475 gene encoding collagenase-like — protein sequence MCGGSLIKKDKVLTAAHCCLGATSFEIYLGTNNEKVVRSERTTIHEHFNQSNYANNICIIHLDEEVDSGEGIATIRLPSRSACSATFERRKATVSGWGFISKNETAMKVELMHADVIIMHNDLCRKIYEQFTAETLCAASSSFDCFGEFAGQLTIIESDGEETQVGIASHCPEPEEGGCGSRFPDVYTRITEYLDWIEEWAGVPMCP from the exons ATGTGTGGTGGATCCCTGATTAAAAAGGACAAAGTGCTGACTGCTGCTCATTGTTGCCTCGG agcAACATCTTTCGAGATCTACCTTGGCACTAACAACGAGAAGGTTGTCAGGTCTGAAAGAACGACAATTCACGAGCATTTCAACCAATCAAATTATGCAAACAATATCTGCATTATTCACCTGGACGAAGAGGTTGATAGCGGCGAGGGCATTGCCACCATCCGGCTGCCGTCTCGCTCAGCGTGCTCAGCAACCTTCGAAAGACGCAAAGCAACCGTGTCTGGCTGGGGATTCATCTcaaaaa ATGAGACCGCTATGAAAGTAGAGCTGATGCACGCGGACGTCATCATCATGCACAATGACCTTTGCAGAAAGATTTATGAACAATTTACCGCCGAAACACTTTgcgccgccagcagcagctttgATTGCTTT GGAGAGTTTGCTGGCCAGCTCACCATCATCGAATCTGACGGAGAGGAGACCCAAGTCGGAATCGCAAGCCATTGTCCTGAACCAGAGGAAGGCGGCTGCGGATCGCGTTTTCCTGATGTCTACACCAGAATCACCGAATACCTTGACTGGATCGAAGAGTGGGCTGGAGTGCCGATGTGCCCTTAA